The Flavobacterium jumunjinense genome includes a region encoding these proteins:
- a CDS encoding TonB-dependent receptor — translation MKNQYVFKWLFVTLFLTMATLKMSAQKGSISGNIVDGNNFYLPGANVVIPSLKKGSITDFDGKFSILSIPTGNYKLEISFLGYEDIMQEVEVLENETTTLTIKMKQKSLLLNEVVVVSYGLSGQAKALNTQKNNINITNVVSTDQIGKFPDANIGDAVKRISGVTMQVDQGEARNIIVRGLSPQLNSVTLNGSRIPSAEGDNRNVQMDLIPSDMIQTIELTKAVTPDMDADALGGSVNLVTATAPQKFRLSSTLGSGISFITNKRILNGSLLVGDRTKDKKFGWMVAASINDTDFGSDNIEAEWSDEFEYYTGIDDTNGDPILDDVAVNPYTSSFEIRKYLVQRVRRSFSANLDYQINPNHNIYFKSMYNWRDDRENRYRVKYEMQDAEDIEMGDFTITNGVPSRFPAKVSRETKGGIDNNRNKSRRLEDQRMQNYSLGGKHFFGKLKADWMVSYAKASEERKNERYAKYKTKFSVVNDFSDAEFPLMYAEFATDESDFENFEFDEITEQYQYTEEEDVNFFTHFELPLNLFDNKNGKIKFGARGRFKNKSRDNNFLEYDLESVYSTMNLTGLKDFSKDDFLAGNQYQLGSFIDANWLGSLNLVNGESVPSEFLRANFDVTENVWAGYVMTTQNITENFQTLVGVRLEATSLEATGNKIENEEDLVGTITEKNNYTNVLPGVHFRYTPNKNTVLRFAWTNTLARPNYVDLIPTIDVVSGDEEIFVGNPNLKPTTSMNFDILGEYYFKNVGILSGGVFFKKIDNFVYQFQSEINSDFYGSGTTGYRVYQPLNGEKANILGAEFSFQRQLDFLPSFAKNLSIYVNYTFLTSKAEGIRNEEGEERQDLDLPNTAPNMLNASLGYADKVFNARFSTNFSDAYIDEIGGNAFEDRYYDQQLFLDFNFGVVLSKKLRLFGELKNITNQPLRYFQSVRSRTQQAEYYGQRLTFGLKYDIY, via the coding sequence ATGAAAAACCAATACGTTTTTAAATGGCTATTTGTTACATTGTTTTTAACGATGGCAACGTTAAAAATGAGTGCGCAGAAGGGTTCTATTTCTGGGAACATTGTAGATGGAAACAACTTTTATTTGCCAGGAGCAAATGTGGTAATTCCATCTTTAAAAAAAGGATCTATTACAGATTTCGACGGAAAATTTTCAATTTTATCCATTCCTACAGGCAATTATAAATTGGAAATTTCTTTTTTAGGTTATGAAGACATAATGCAAGAGGTTGAGGTGTTGGAAAATGAGACTACTACACTAACGATTAAAATGAAACAAAAAAGTTTACTCTTAAATGAAGTAGTAGTCGTTTCTTATGGTTTAAGTGGTCAGGCCAAAGCCTTAAATACACAAAAAAATAATATTAATATAACTAATGTTGTTTCAACTGATCAAATAGGGAAATTTCCAGATGCCAATATTGGAGATGCTGTAAAGCGTATTTCGGGTGTAACTATGCAAGTAGATCAAGGGGAAGCTCGAAATATAATAGTAAGAGGTTTATCTCCACAGTTAAACTCAGTAACTTTAAACGGAAGTAGAATTCCATCAGCAGAAGGAGATAATAGAAATGTACAAATGGATTTAATCCCGTCCGATATGATTCAAACCATAGAATTAACCAAAGCCGTTACTCCTGACATGGATGCTGATGCTCTTGGCGGTTCTGTAAATTTAGTAACAGCAACTGCACCTCAAAAATTTAGATTATCTAGTACTTTAGGTTCAGGTATCAGTTTTATTACTAATAAACGAATTTTAAACGGATCATTATTAGTAGGAGATAGAACAAAAGATAAAAAATTCGGTTGGATGGTTGCTGCGTCTATAAATGATACCGATTTTGGTTCAGATAATATTGAAGCAGAATGGTCAGACGAATTTGAATACTACACAGGAATTGACGATACAAACGGTGACCCTATTCTTGATGATGTAGCAGTAAATCCATACACTAGCAGTTTCGAAATTAGAAAATATTTGGTACAACGTGTACGAAGAAGTTTTTCAGCCAACTTAGATTACCAAATTAATCCCAATCATAATATCTACTTCAAATCGATGTACAATTGGAGAGATGATAGGGAAAATAGATATCGAGTAAAATATGAAATGCAAGATGCAGAGGATATCGAAATGGGCGATTTTACCATAACAAATGGTGTGCCTTCTCGTTTTCCTGCTAAAGTTTCTAGAGAAACAAAAGGAGGAATAGACAATAATAGAAACAAAAGCCGTCGTTTAGAAGATCAAAGAATGCAAAATTACTCGTTGGGTGGAAAGCATTTCTTTGGAAAATTAAAAGCGGATTGGATGGTCTCTTATGCCAAAGCTTCCGAGGAAAGGAAAAATGAACGTTATGCAAAATACAAAACAAAATTTTCAGTAGTAAATGATTTTTCAGACGCTGAATTTCCTCTTATGTATGCAGAATTTGCAACAGATGAAAGCGATTTTGAAAATTTTGAATTTGATGAAATAACAGAACAGTATCAATACACGGAAGAGGAGGATGTTAACTTTTTTACTCATTTCGAATTGCCACTTAACCTTTTTGATAATAAAAATGGTAAAATTAAATTTGGAGCAAGAGGACGATTTAAAAATAAAAGTAGAGATAATAACTTTTTAGAATATGATTTAGAAAGTGTTTATTCTACCATGAATCTTACAGGATTAAAAGATTTTTCAAAGGATGATTTTTTAGCAGGAAATCAATATCAACTGGGAAGTTTTATTGATGCTAATTGGTTGGGTAGTCTTAATTTGGTAAACGGAGAATCTGTTCCATCTGAATTTTTAAGAGCTAATTTTGATGTAACAGAAAATGTTTGGGCAGGGTATGTAATGACCACACAAAACATAACGGAAAATTTTCAAACTTTAGTAGGAGTAAGGCTAGAAGCTACATCTTTAGAAGCTACAGGAAATAAAATTGAAAATGAGGAAGATTTAGTGGGAACAATAACAGAAAAGAACAACTATACCAATGTTTTACCAGGAGTTCATTTTAGATATACACCTAATAAAAATACGGTATTACGTTTCGCATGGACAAATACTTTAGCAAGACCTAATTATGTAGATTTGATTCCTACAATAGACGTAGTGTCTGGAGACGAAGAAATTTTTGTAGGTAATCCAAATTTAAAACCTACAACGTCAATGAACTTTGATATATTAGGAGAGTACTACTTTAAAAATGTAGGAATTCTTTCTGGAGGTGTTTTCTTCAAAAAAATCGATAATTTTGTGTACCAATTTCAATCAGAAATCAATTCCGATTTTTATGGTTCAGGAACAACAGGTTATAGAGTGTACCAACCTTTAAATGGTGAAAAAGCAAATATACTAGGAGCGGAGTTTAGTTTCCAAAGACAATTGGACTTTTTACCTAGTTTTGCAAAAAACTTAAGTATATATGTAAATTATACCTTTTTAACTTCTAAAGCAGAAGGAATAAGAAATGAAGAGGGTGAAGAACGTCAAGATTTAGATTTACCAAACACAGCTCCTAATATGTTAAATGCTTCATTAGGATATGCAGACAAAGTTTTTAATGCTCGTTTTTCAACTAATTTTTCAGATGCTTACATCGATGAAATTGGAGGAAATGCTTTTGAAGATCGCTATTATGACCAACAATTGTTCTTAGACTTCAATTTTGGAGTGGTACTATCAAAAAAATTGAGACTATTTGGCGAGCTTAAAAATATTACGAATCAGCCTTTACGTTATTTCCAATCGGTTAGATCACGCACGCAACAAGCAGAATATTACGGACAACGATTAACATTTGGGCTTAAGTATGATATTTATTAA
- a CDS encoding tetratricopeptide repeat protein codes for MSRLLVLLLFTTSLFAQNVPVSHQLQNIKEALELEIKKENKQEIAIKMLELGEVYTNYGLYANALVYYNDALKITQNRQKDTLHVLINNAIGSVNKSMYKYKMAETFFTEALAISKEIKYTKGQAKALSLLGANAEKQSKYKEALQFENESLLFFNPAKDSLEIAIVYENIGSIYEDLLDFDKAFLFFDKALAIFKNANSKEKASVLNNIGDVYRKKGFIEKGINFTKQSLEISTKINDNHLLESANKDLAKAYALLGNYQKAYEYKLIAEEYKQVAIANENKNLVNLLETDFKINQKENQIKLLQEQNKASKANQNLVLVLVASALVITFIVFSYYRKKRKANIKIQNYKHQALQTALEKKAIEEKNLQRDLELKTVTLSRYSLHIAQKNNMLSELSLKLKNIVARKNDLYEVKIKEIFNEIDFALQQENEWEDFTQFFEEIHPDFIKKLSKIATESLSPAELKLGILLRLNLSSKEIASIVRVTPDSVRVARHRFRKKLPIDSKKELIPFLLEL; via the coding sequence ATGAGTCGTTTACTAGTACTGCTATTATTTACCACCTCTCTTTTTGCACAAAATGTTCCTGTATCGCATCAATTACAAAATATAAAAGAGGCTTTAGAATTAGAAATTAAAAAAGAAAATAAGCAAGAGATTGCTATTAAAATGTTGGAACTAGGTGAAGTGTATACCAACTATGGTTTATATGCTAATGCTTTGGTCTATTATAATGATGCTTTAAAAATTACACAGAATAGACAAAAAGATACTTTACATGTACTTATAAACAATGCAATAGGTAGTGTAAATAAGTCGATGTATAAGTATAAAATGGCAGAAACTTTTTTTACAGAAGCATTAGCCATTTCGAAAGAAATAAAATATACAAAAGGACAGGCAAAAGCTTTAAGTTTATTAGGAGCAAATGCAGAAAAGCAAAGTAAATACAAAGAAGCCTTACAATTTGAAAACGAAAGTTTATTGTTTTTTAATCCTGCAAAAGATAGTCTCGAAATTGCCATCGTTTATGAAAATATTGGAAGCATTTATGAAGATTTGTTAGATTTTGATAAAGCATTTCTCTTTTTTGATAAAGCCTTAGCCATTTTTAAGAATGCTAATTCTAAAGAAAAAGCAAGCGTGCTAAATAATATTGGAGATGTTTATAGAAAAAAAGGATTTATAGAGAAAGGGATTAATTTTACGAAACAATCTCTTGAAATTAGCACAAAAATAAACGACAATCATTTGCTAGAGAGCGCTAATAAAGATTTGGCAAAAGCGTATGCATTACTTGGAAATTATCAAAAAGCTTACGAATACAAATTAATTGCAGAGGAATACAAACAAGTTGCCATTGCCAATGAAAATAAAAACTTGGTCAATCTTTTAGAAACCGATTTTAAAATCAATCAAAAAGAAAACCAAATAAAGCTACTTCAAGAACAAAATAAAGCCAGTAAGGCCAATCAAAATTTAGTACTAGTTTTAGTGGCATCAGCTTTAGTAATAACTTTTATTGTATTTAGTTACTACAGAAAGAAAAGAAAGGCGAACATCAAAATTCAAAACTACAAACATCAAGCTTTACAAACAGCGTTGGAAAAAAAAGCAATAGAGGAAAAAAACTTGCAACGCGATTTGGAATTAAAAACGGTCACTTTATCTCGTTATAGTTTACACATTGCTCAAAAAAACAACATGTTATCAGAACTTTCTTTAAAACTAAAAAACATCGTAGCTAGAAAAAATGATCTCTACGAGGTTAAAATAAAAGAAATTTTTAATGAAATTGACTTTGCGCTCCAACAAGAAAATGAATGGGAGGATTTTACACAATTTTTTGAAGAAATTCATCCCGATTTTATAAAAAAATTATCAAAAATAGCTACAGAAAGTTTATCTCCAGCCGAATTAAAACTGGGCATATTATTACGACTTAATTTATCTTCAAAAGAAATTGCTTCTATAGTAAGAGTCACACCAGATAGCGTTCGAGTGGCAAGACATCGATTTAGAAAAAAATTACCTATCGATTCAAAGAAAGAATTGATCCCTTTTTTGCTAGAATTATAA
- the cas2 gene encoding CRISPR-associated endonuclease Cas2, with the protein MYDDHYTRLNQYRSLWILVFFDLPTETRKERKIAAGFRKKLLDDGFTMFQFSIYMRFCASRENAEVHTKRIKNSLPEHGKIGVMQITDKQFGMMELFYGKKPVATEKPSQQLELF; encoded by the coding sequence ATGTATGACGATCATTATACACGTTTAAACCAATATAGAAGTTTGTGGATATTAGTATTTTTTGATTTACCAACCGAAACCCGAAAGGAACGCAAGATAGCCGCTGGCTTTCGAAAGAAATTGCTAGACGATGGGTTTACTATGTTTCAATTTTCTATCTATATGCGTTTTTGTGCCAGCAGAGAAAATGCAGAAGTACATACCAAGCGAATAAAAAACAGCTTGCCCGAACACGGCAAAATAGGTGTGATGCAAATAACCGACAAACAATTTGGGATGATGGAATTATTTTATGGTAAAAAACCAGTAGCAACCGAAAAACCATCGCAACAGCTCGAACTTTTTTAG
- the cas1 gene encoding type II CRISPR-associated endonuclease Cas1, whose translation MIKRTLFFGNPVYLSTKNKQLVVSYPDKEQDTKTVAIEDIGVVVLENQQITVTNGVLEKLTQNNVALVSCDAQHMPTGLLLPLQGHSEQTERYKHQINASVPLQKNLWQQTISAKILNQASLLKERGIPMRKMELWAKEVTSGDALNHESRAAVYYWEKLFPIPHFTRGQKGIAPNNLLNYGYAILRAITARALVSSGMLPSLGIFHRNKYNAYCLADDIMEPYRPYVDLIVCHIMDTEDSYDELTVALKKHLLSIASMDVVIDGKRSPLLVAMSRTTNSLYECFEGKARKILYPVYGL comes from the coding sequence ATGATAAAACGTACTCTTTTCTTTGGCAATCCTGTTTATTTGAGTACCAAAAATAAACAACTGGTGGTGTCTTATCCTGACAAGGAACAAGACACCAAGACCGTGGCTATAGAAGATATAGGTGTTGTTGTTTTGGAAAATCAGCAAATTACTGTTACTAATGGAGTATTAGAAAAACTGACGCAAAATAATGTGGCTTTAGTTAGTTGCGATGCCCAGCACATGCCTACAGGATTATTATTGCCTTTGCAAGGACATAGTGAGCAAACCGAACGCTACAAACATCAGATAAACGCATCTGTGCCTTTGCAGAAGAATTTATGGCAACAAACTATTAGTGCAAAGATTCTCAATCAGGCGAGTTTATTAAAAGAAAGAGGAATACCCATGCGGAAAATGGAGTTATGGGCAAAGGAAGTCACCTCGGGCGATGCTTTAAACCATGAATCGAGAGCCGCTGTTTATTATTGGGAGAAACTCTTTCCTATTCCTCATTTTACGAGAGGACAAAAAGGAATAGCTCCTAATAATTTATTGAATTATGGCTATGCTATTCTAAGGGCCATTACAGCTCGTGCTCTAGTGAGTTCGGGCATGTTGCCTAGTTTGGGTATTTTTCATAGAAACAAATACAATGCCTATTGCTTAGCGGATGATATTATGGAACCCTATCGCCCATATGTAGATTTAATAGTCTGCCATATTATGGATACCGAGGATAGTTATGACGAGTTAACCGTAGCGCTTAAAAAGCATTTATTAAGTATTGCGAGTATGGATGTTGTAATTGATGGCAAAAGAAGTCCTTTGTTAGTGGCTATGAGTCGCACAACAAACTCTTTGTATGAATGTTTTGAGGGAAAAGCTAGAAAAATATTGTATCCTGTTTATGGTTTATGA